In the Gossypium raimondii isolate GPD5lz chromosome 9, ASM2569854v1, whole genome shotgun sequence genome, one interval contains:
- the LOC105799309 gene encoding general transcription factor IIH subunit 2 isoform X2: MNNGAGRRINGGAEEDDDEDDVNGDLDAWERTYTDERSWESLQEDESGMLRPIDNQALYHSQYRRRLRSLSSTAARIQKGLIRYLYIVIDLSRAASEMDFRPSRIAVIAKHVETFIREFFYQNPLSQVGIVTIKDGVAHCLTDIGGSPESHINALMKKLECSGDSSLQNALDLVDGYLNQIPSYGHREVLILYSALSTCDPGDIMDTIQKCRKSKIRCSVIGLAAEMFICKHLCQETGGTYSVALDESHFKELILEHAPPPPAIAEFAVANLIKMGFPQRAAEGSISICSCHKEAKVGAGYTCPRCKARACELPTECCVCGLTLVSSPHLARSYHHLFPIAPFDEVTSSHLNNPNCKLQRNCFGCQQSLLDPVFGLRKQTRACRCVPEVQTVLLPGL; the protein is encoded by the exons ATGAATAATGGAGCGGGAAGACGGATCAATGGTGGAGCGGAAGaggatgatgatgaagatgacgTGAATGGGGATCTTGATGCGTGGGAGAGAACTTACACTGATGAGAGGTCATGGGAATCTTTGCAAGAGGACGAATCGGGGATGCTTCGCCCCATTGACAACCAGGCCCTTTATCATTCACAGTATCGCCGGCGCCTTCGTTCCCTTTCGTCCACTGCTGCTCGGATACAAAAGGGTCTCATTCGTTATCTATACATTGTTATCGATCTTTCTCGG GCAGCTTCAGAGATGGATTTCCGACCAAGTCGAATTGCTGTCATTGCAAAACATGTTGAGACTTTCATCCGGGAGTTCTTTTACCAGAATCCTCTTAGTCAAGTTGGTATTGTGACTATAAAAGATGGGGTTGCTCACTGCTTAACAGATATTGGTGGTAGTCCCGAGTCTCATATCAACGCTTTGATGAAGAAGTTGGAATGTTCAGGTGATTCCTCCTTACAGAATGCATTGGATCTTGTAGATGGGTATCTGAATCAAATTCCATCGTATGGTCATCGTGAAGTTCTCATATTATATTCTGCTCTCAGTACTTGTGATCCTGGAGATATAATGGACACCATTCAGAAATGTAGGAAATCTAAAATAAGATGTTCAGTTATTGGCCTCGCTGCAGAAATGTTTATATGCAAACATCTTTGCCAGGAAACAGGAGGAACGTACTCTGTTGCACTGGATGAG TCCCACTTTAAAGAGCTAATATTGGAACATGCACCACCACCACCGGCCATAGCGGAATTTGCAGTTGCTAATTTGATCAAGATGGGATTCCCACAAAGAGCAGCTGAGGGTTCTATATCGATTTGTTCATGTCATAAAGAAGCTAAGGTAGGTGCAGGTTACACTTGTCCAAGATGCAAAGCCCGTGCATGTGAGCTTCCTACCGAATGCTGTGTCTGCGGGTTGACACTCGTGTCTTCACCCCATTTGGCTAGATCATATCATCATCTCTTTCCAATAGCACCATTTGACGAGGTGACCTCATCTCATTTAAACAATCCAAACTGCAAACTGCAAAGAAATTGTTTCGGGTGCCAACAAAGCCTCCTTGATCCAG TTTTTGGTCTCAGGAAACAAACCCGGGCCTGCCGTTGTGTGCCCGAAGTGCAAACGGTACTTCTGCCTGGATTGTGA
- the LOC105799309 gene encoding general transcription factor IIH subunit 2 isoform X1 — protein sequence MNNGAGRRINGGAEEDDDEDDVNGDLDAWERTYTDERSWESLQEDESGMLRPIDNQALYHSQYRRRLRSLSSTAARIQKGLIRYLYIVIDLSRAASEMDFRPSRIAVIAKHVETFIREFFYQNPLSQVGIVTIKDGVAHCLTDIGGSPESHINALMKKLECSGDSSLQNALDLVDGYLNQIPSYGHREVLILYSALSTCDPGDIMDTIQKCRKSKIRCSVIGLAAEMFICKHLCQETGGTYSVALDESHFKELILEHAPPPPAIAEFAVANLIKMGFPQRAAEGSISICSCHKEAKVGAGYTCPRCKARACELPTECCVCGLTLVSSPHLARSYHHLFPIAPFDEVTSSHLNNPNCKLQRNCFGCQQSLLDPGNKPGPAVVCPKCKRYFCLDCDIYIHESLHNCPGCDSLRHS from the exons ATGAATAATGGAGCGGGAAGACGGATCAATGGTGGAGCGGAAGaggatgatgatgaagatgacgTGAATGGGGATCTTGATGCGTGGGAGAGAACTTACACTGATGAGAGGTCATGGGAATCTTTGCAAGAGGACGAATCGGGGATGCTTCGCCCCATTGACAACCAGGCCCTTTATCATTCACAGTATCGCCGGCGCCTTCGTTCCCTTTCGTCCACTGCTGCTCGGATACAAAAGGGTCTCATTCGTTATCTATACATTGTTATCGATCTTTCTCGG GCAGCTTCAGAGATGGATTTCCGACCAAGTCGAATTGCTGTCATTGCAAAACATGTTGAGACTTTCATCCGGGAGTTCTTTTACCAGAATCCTCTTAGTCAAGTTGGTATTGTGACTATAAAAGATGGGGTTGCTCACTGCTTAACAGATATTGGTGGTAGTCCCGAGTCTCATATCAACGCTTTGATGAAGAAGTTGGAATGTTCAGGTGATTCCTCCTTACAGAATGCATTGGATCTTGTAGATGGGTATCTGAATCAAATTCCATCGTATGGTCATCGTGAAGTTCTCATATTATATTCTGCTCTCAGTACTTGTGATCCTGGAGATATAATGGACACCATTCAGAAATGTAGGAAATCTAAAATAAGATGTTCAGTTATTGGCCTCGCTGCAGAAATGTTTATATGCAAACATCTTTGCCAGGAAACAGGAGGAACGTACTCTGTTGCACTGGATGAG TCCCACTTTAAAGAGCTAATATTGGAACATGCACCACCACCACCGGCCATAGCGGAATTTGCAGTTGCTAATTTGATCAAGATGGGATTCCCACAAAGAGCAGCTGAGGGTTCTATATCGATTTGTTCATGTCATAAAGAAGCTAAGGTAGGTGCAGGTTACACTTGTCCAAGATGCAAAGCCCGTGCATGTGAGCTTCCTACCGAATGCTGTGTCTGCGGGTTGACACTCGTGTCTTCACCCCATTTGGCTAGATCATATCATCATCTCTTTCCAATAGCACCATTTGACGAGGTGACCTCATCTCATTTAAACAATCCAAACTGCAAACTGCAAAGAAATTGTTTCGGGTGCCAACAAAGCCTCCTTGATCCAG GAAACAAACCCGGGCCTGCCGTTGTGTGCCCGAAGTGCAAACGGTACTTCTGCCTGGATTGTGACATTTACATTCATGAGAGTTTGCACAATTGTCCCGGTTGTGACAGCTTGAGGCATTCCTAG